Proteins from a single region of Juglans microcarpa x Juglans regia isolate MS1-56 chromosome 5S, Jm3101_v1.0, whole genome shotgun sequence:
- the LOC121267307 gene encoding uncharacterized protein LOC121267307: MEPATGKPGSLRSILVRLLLFGVLIIVVRFAYVVTITGESCKVVDFCFFSLPETFNFIISGAGPGSSAIAANGALQTTNGSDLYTSKGWIKAVNFYSSVFQDLISEGYLSEDSKSLCVQTPTGQDVYALKQVGVEDSIGIFKKASRPLVIKALPNRVPFDDNTFDFVFSGGGRLDQVSRPLELASEIERALKPEGFAVVHIEAKDSYSFNSFLELFNSCKLIKSHDIDGLDSLMPYIREIVLKKEIEILGLRGDEKPKPNEDSETKCWVPEHKQELVQNAEPLIMEEPLKPWITLKRNIRNIKYLTSMADISFKNRYVYVDVGARSYGSSIGSWFKKQYPKQNKIFEVYAVEADKAFHEEYSLKKAVRLLPYAAWVRNETLLFEINRDLGKNGNHNSRGMGRIQPSGGGGNNGGDVNMIQGFDFANWLKNTVT; the protein is encoded by the coding sequence ATGGAGCCTGCCACAGGCAAGCCCGGCTCCCTGAGGAGCATTCTGGTCCGGTTGCTCTTGTTCGGTGTTCTCATCATTGTCGTTCGATTCGCCTACGTTGTTACGATTACCGGCGAGTCGTGTAAGGTCGTCGACTTTTGCTTCTTCTCCTTGCCGGAgactttcaatttcattatctCCGGTGCCGGCCCTGGATCCTCTGCTATTGCTGCTAACGGCGCCTTACAGACGACCAACGGGTCGGATCTCTACACCAGCAAGGGTTGGATAAAGGCCGTCAATTTCTACTCCTCGGTCTTCCAGGATCTGATATCTGAAGGCTACCTATCGGAGGACTCGAAGTCCCTGTGCGTACAGACCCCTACCGGACAGGACGTCTACGCTCTGAAACAGGTTGGGGTTGAGGACTCGATTGGAATTTTCAAGAAAGCGTCACGGCCTTTGGTAATTAAGGCCCTTCCTAACCGAGTCCCATTCGACGACAATACCTTCGACTTCGTGTTCTCCGGTGGGGGTCGTCTCGACCAGGTGTCTCGGCCGTTGGAGTTGGCGTCGGAGATCGAACGGGCGCTGAAACCCGAAGGGTTTGCGGTGGTCCACATTGAAGCCAAAGATTCGTATAGTTTCAATTCTTTCCTTGAGTTATTCAACTCTTGCAAGTTAATCAAATCCCACGATATAGATGGCCTTGATTCGTTGATGCCTTATATACGCGAAATTGTCCTGAAAAAGGAGATTGAAATACTCGGCCTTCGAGGGGATGAGAAACCCAAACCCAATGAAGATTCGGAGACCAAGTGCTGGGTTCCGGAGCATAAGCAAGAACTGGTACAGAACGCGGAGCCGTTGATCATGGAAGAGCCGTTGAAGCCGTGGATCACGTTGAAGAGGAACATAAGGAATATAAAATATCTAACTTCAATGGCTGATATTAGCTTTAAGAATAGGTATGTGTATGTGGATGTTGGGGCTAGAAGTTATGGGTCTAGCATTGGAAGTTGGTTCAAGAAGCAATACCCAAAACAGAATAAGATCTTTGAAGTGTATGCCGTCGAAGCTGATAAGGCATTTCACGAAGAATATAGCTTGAAGAAAGCGGTTAGGCTGTTGCCTTACGCTGCGTGGGTGAGGAATGAGACATTGTTGTTTGAGATTAATCGAGACCTGGGCAAGAATGGCAATCATAATAGTAGAGGAATGGGGAGGATTCAACCctctggtggtggtggtaaTAATGGTGGGGATGTGAATATGATTCAGGGGTTTGATTTCGCGAATTGGTTGAAGAACACGgtgacataa